Within candidate division KSB1 bacterium, the genomic segment GAGCTGTGGCTGGTCAACTTTCATATTTCACCTTATGATCACGGCGGTTATGCGAATCACGATCCGTTTCGTCCCCGAAAACTCTTGCTTCATCGCTATGAAATCAAACGATTGATCGGCAAGATTGAGGAAAAAGGCCTTACTTTGGTGCCTCTGAAGGTCTATTTCAAGAATGGCCGCGCCAAAATTGAATTGGCATTGGCAAGAGGTAAAAAGATCTACGATAAACGGCAGGACATCGCCAGGCGGGATATGACCCGTGAGGCGCAGAGAGAATTAAAAAACAAATATCGT encodes:
- the smpB gene encoding SsrA-binding protein SmpB; this translates as MGSAKQTIQLVNRKAFSEYEILERFEAGLALVGTEVKSLRQGRASFKDSYAKALNNELWLVNFHISPYDHGGYANHDPFRPRKLLLHRYEIKRLIGKIEEKGLTLVPLKVYFKNGRAKIELALARGKKIYDKRQDIARRDMTREAQRELKNKYRIKI